The DNA region AATGATGGGGCTGCATAACATCAATCTCATCAACCGGACAGCAGTCACCGGAGCCTACATCGGCAATCCAAAGTACCGGAGCGGTGGCTATGGCTCTGACGCCAAGATGCAACTCCTCTACTACGCCTTCGTCGAACTCGGGCTCCGTAAAGTGAATTCCTCCGCTCTCGGAACAAACAAACGAAGCATCGCCTACCTCGAAAAGACTGGTTACAAGGTCTGGGGCGTAAACAAGAAGGAGTGCTTCCGCGGCGGGAAGATCGTGGACCAAGTCCATCTCGCCGTTACCAAAGAAGACTTCATGCCTCTCTGGCGGGGATATTCCCGCTCCTAAAAGCAAAATACCCTCTCGCCACTAGCGAGAGGGTATTTTTTATTAGTAATTCCTCAACCTATTCGACTTCTGGTGCTCCCGTATCTTGCTATGCGCTTTGGCCTCGATCTGGCGGATACGCTCGCGGGTAACGCCGAATTCCTTACCTACTTCTTCAAGCGTATGGGTGATGCCATCAAGTAATCCGTTTCTCATTTCCAAAATCTTGCGTTCCTTCGGCGAGAGATCGTCCAGGATTTCCTTCACCTGATCGGCCAGGATGCGCTGGGAGGTCTCCTGATCCGGCGAGAGGATCTTGTCGTCTGCAATGAAGTCGCCGAGCACGGACTGACCCGCGTCTCCACTCTCTTCACCTACCGGCGTCTCGAGAGAAACCGTCTCCTGGTTGATCTGTTCAATGTTGTAAATCTTCTCCACTTCCACACCCATCTCAGTAGCAATCTCATCCGGCAGCGGATCACGCCCAAGGTCCTGAGAGAGGCGGCGTACCACCTGCTTGTACTTGGCGATGGTCTCCACCATGTGCACCGGGATACGAATAGTGCGAGACTGGTCGGCCAAAGCGCGAGTGATGGCCTGGCGGATCCACCAGGTGGCGTAGGTAGAGAATTTGAAGCCCTTGGAGTAGTCGAACTTATCTACCGCCTTGAAGAGGCCGAGGTTACCTTCCTGGATTAGGTCGAGGAGGGTGAGGTCCGGAGAGCGACCTACGTACTTCTTGGCGATGGAAACCACGAGACGGAGGTTGGCGCGAGCCAGGAGGTTCTTGGCCTCGATATCCCCTTCCACGATACGCTTGGCGAGCGCACGCTCTTCCGCAGCAGAGAGGAGCGGGTACTGACCGATCTCCTTGAGATACATCTGGATGGAGTCATATGCTCCGCCAACACGGCCTTCTCCATAGGAATATTTCTTGTTCTCCGGCTCCACTTCAATGTTGAGCATGCCGCCGCCCTCGAGCACGTCGATACTCGCTGCACTGAATTTCTCATACAGCTCATCGAGGAACATGAGATCTTCTTCGACGTTCGGGAACTCGCGCAAGATTTCGTCGTAGGTGACGAAGCCGCGCGCGCGACCCTTGGCGATGAGACGATCCGCGCGAAGCGAAGACTCGCGCTCCTTGCGGGAAGCCTTGGCAGACTTCGGAGCAGCAGATTTCTTGCTGGCCTTAGGCTTGGCAAGCTTCTTGAGATTCTTGGCCTTGAGCTTGGCGAAGGCTGCACGTGCCTGAGCTTTCTTGTCGGGCTTTGCACGGGTGACTTTCTTAGCGGAAGTTTTCTTGGTTTTTTTCATATGCAAATGATGATTAGGACTGCATTCGGGCGTCTATCTCCGAGAGTCTCCTCGCGGCATTCCGGCTCTCCTCAAGGAGCGTCGCGGTCCGCTCTGTGCTTCCGGCGCGTTCAGATTCAGTAAGGTTAAAACGAAGAATGTCTATTGCTTGGCGCAATGACTCGCGCTCTAAACGAAGAAGCAGGTCGTTTATTACCTGCGGCAGATCAGCCACTTGAGCATAGAGCAATTCCGCCTGAAAAACAAGCTTATTCCTCAGATTCTCGTCCTCTCCGAGGCTAGCTGCTTCCGGCGCAAGCGCTAAGAGCCGTCTCTTCAAGTCCATCGCTTCCTCTACCCTTCCCTGGCTCCCCTCAAGCCACCAGAGGATGCTGCAGAGCGTGTGGAGCAGTACCTCCTTGTGCGGACGGAGTGCTTCTTCTGCACGCGCTACCGCAGGCGCTAATGCAGAAGGCTGCGCGCGGAAACTCTCCACTTCCTGTCGCACCGCATCCTCCGGCAGATGCACCGCCTGGGCTACGCGCGCAGTGAAGTGCGCGCGATCCATGGGCTTTGCGATGAGGGCGACGTATGGCAGCACGGTGGCAGAGACAGCAAGGCGTCGCTTACGCTCGTCCTTCTCTTTGTCGAGCACGATCTTGAGATAGTAATCGACGATATGCACGGCGCTCTTGACCGCTTCCTTCCAGAGTTCGGGATCGGCTTGGATGAGATCCGCCGGGTCCTTACCCTGAGAGAGGAGCGCTACCTTCACATCAAGTCCGCGGCGAAGCGCGAGTGTTGCAGAGCGTCCCGCCGCAGCGATCCCTGCCTTGTCGGTATCAAGTGCGAGCACCAAGCGATCCGTGAGACGCAAGAGCTGATCCACGTGCTCGTCAGTAAGCGCAGTACCAGAGAGCGCCACCGCATTCCGGTAGCCTGCCTGGTGCGACATGACCAGATCCATCTGACCTTCCACCAATATGGCGAAGCTCCATTTGCGAATCGCCTCTTTGGCCTTGTCGAAGCCATAGAGCACTTTCGATTTGGAGAAGAGCGGTGTCTCCGGGGAGTTAATGTACTTCGCCGGCTCTTCCTTCCCCTGCGGGATATCGAAGACGCGTCCGGAGAATGCGATCACCCGCCCGGACGTATCCATGAGCGGAAACATGATGCGTCCGCGGAAGCGGTCATACACCCGATCTCCTCCCTCAGTCGCACGCTTAGCAAGCCCTGCTTTCTCGATGAGCGCCTCGGGGAAGCCCTTGCGAACAAGGTGCTCAGTGAGAGAACGCCACTCCGGCAGCGCATAGCCGATACGGAAAGAATCGAGTGTCGCCTCCGTGAGCCCGCGCTTCATGATGTACTCTCGCGGCGCAGGATGCGCCGCGAGATTCGCCTTGAAGTAACTCGCAGCCTCTTCCATCACCCGGAAGAGCTCCTCCCTCTCATCACGCTCCTTGGGGTCCTCCCGCACCAGCTCGATGCCCGCTTTCTCCGCGAGCATCTTGAGCGCCCCCCTGAAGTCCACACCTTCGTAGCGCTCCACGAAGGTGAAGATATCTCCCTTCGCTTCACAGCCGAAGCAGTAGAAGCTGTTGCGCGTCGGAGACACGTAGAAGGATGGTGTCTTCTCGTTGTGGAAGGGGCAGCGTGCACGGAAACTGCCTCCCGCTTTTTCAAGCTTGATGTAGGAGCTCACCACCTCGGCGATGCTCAACCTCTCTTTGATGAGTTCAGCGTTGCTGCGCATGGCAGGGGTCTACCCCCGATTAGCTCTAACGCGATGCCTCGTCGGCTACCTTCTCGATCATTTTCTGCTTGGGAGATCCGCGGAATCCGGTACCGGCGGGGATGAGGCGTCCGATGATGACATTTTCCTTGAGTCCTATGAGGTCGTCCTGCGCTCCACGTACGGCGGCGGAGATGAGGATCTTAGTGGTGTGCTGGAAGGAAGCGGCAGAGAGGAAGCTCTTACGAGAGAGGGAGACTTCCTGGATACCCATAGCGAGCGTGTTAGCCTCGGCCTTCTCGCCTCCGGCAGCTTCTGCACGCGCATTCTCGCGATCGAAGTGATACGTATCCGTAATCTCGTTGACCGAGAAGGAGGTATCGCCCTTCTTAACGACACGGCGGCGGGAGAACATCTGGCGGATGATAACCTCGATGTGCTTGCGGGAGATGGAGGCACCCTGAAGCTCGTAGATCTTGGAGATCTCGTGGATGATGTAGTTCTCCGTCTTCTCCTTGCCCGCGTACTGGAAGAGCTCTTCGATGTCAGCGGAGCCGTCGGTGAGGAGCTGTCCTTTGACGATCTTCTCGCCTACGGAGACGAGCGGCGTGCGTCTGAAATGCACGGTGTACTCGATGGCTTCCTTGGCCTTCTTGCCCTTGCGGTCCTCCAGGTCAGGCATGACTACGAGGATCTTCTCCTTGCCGTCGTTCTTGATCTCCATGATTTCGCCGTTTACACGGGAGATGACTGCCGGGTTCTTGGGGAGGCGGCGCTCGAAGACTTCTTCGACGCGCGGCAGACCCTGAGTGATGTCGCCGCCGACGGATGCGGTTCCTCCTGCATGGAAGGTACGCATGGTGAGCTGAGTGCCCGGCTCGCCGATGGCCTGAGCGGCCACGGTACCTACGGCTTCACCGATGGCGATCGGCTGGTTGTTACCGAGGTCTGCGCCATAGCACTTCTGACAGATGCCGGTAGGCGTTGCACAGGTGAGCGGAGAGCGCACCATCACTTCAGCCACTCCTGCAGCCTCTACAGATTCTGCATCCTTGTGAGTGAGGAAGTGTCCGCGCTTGAAGAGAGTCTCACCGGAAGCATTCACGATGTCGGAGGCGAGATAGCGTCCGCGGATACCTTTGGCGAGCGAGATCTCGATACCAGAGGCGCTCTTCTTGGTGATGAGGGTGCCGAGCTTAGTACCACAGTCTTCCTCAGAGACAACCACGTCCTGAGCCACATCGAAGAGACGACGGGTGAGGTAGCCGGCGCGGGAAGTGTTGAGCGCGGTGTCGGAGAGACCCTTACGTGCACCGTGAGTGGAGATGAAGTACTCGATCGGAGTGAGGCCTTCCTTAGCGGAAGAGAGAATCGGGAATTCCATGGTCTCGCCGGCAGTGTTCTGGATGAGACCCTTCATGCCCACCATCTGGGTGATGTTACCCATGGAGCCGCGGGCGCCGGAGCGAAGCATGTCGTAGACAGAACCGTGCTCTTCGAGGGTAGCCGGGATGAGCTTCTCGATGTCGTTCTTGGCAGCGTGCCAGATCTCGATGTTGGAGCGGTATTTCTCTTCTTCAGAGAGGAGACCTTCGTTGTACTCACCGAGCACCTTCTCGGACTTCTCCTTGGCCTTGCGGATGACCTCATACTTCCCTTGCGGGACCTTGATGTCATCAATACCCCAGGTGATGCCGGACTGCGTGACGAAGCGGAAGCCGAAGGCCTTCATCTTGTCGAGGATGGCAGGCACGCGCTCAATGCCATATCGGTCGATGAGGTCGTCCACAGTGGAGGACATGATCTTGCGGTCCACTTCCTTGTTGAGATACGGGTAGTCAGACGGGAAGACGCTGTTGAAGAGGAGGCGGCCAACGGTCGTCTCGAAAGGTACTCCTCCGAACGCCTGGTACTTGATACTCTCAGTCGGCATGACCTTGATGCGGGCGCGGTAGGAGACGACGCCGAAGTCGGCTGCGGTGATGGCGTGGTTCGGGCTCGCGAAGACCTTGTCCTGACCCTTCTCGCCTTCGATGACCTTGGTCATCCAGTAGGCGCCGAGCACGATGTCGAGGAGCTTGTTGGTGACAGTAGGCTCACCAGAACCAGGCTTGAGGATGTTCTTGTCCGCAGCCATGATCTCGCGGGCTTCAGCCTGCGCTTCTTCGCCCAAGGGAACGTGCACAGCCATCTGGTCTCCGTCGAAGTCGGCGTTGAAGGCCGTACACACGAGCGGGTGCACCTGGATTGCATTACCTTCGATGAGCACCGGGCGGAACGCCTGGATACCGAGACGGTGAAGAGTCGGAGCACGGTTGAGGAGGACGCGCTTGTCGCGGATCACATCTTCAAGGATGGCCCACACCTCAGGGATACCTTCGTCGATGAGACGATTGGCGCCGCGGATGTTGAAGGCGAGTTCCTTGCGGAGGAGCTGCTGGATGACGAACGGACGGAAGAGCTCAAGGGCCATGTGCTTCGGCAATCCGCACTGGTCGAGACGGAGGTCGGGACCAACCACGATCACGGAGCGACCGGAGTAGTCTACGCGCTTACCGAGGAGGTTCTGGCGGAAGAGACCCTGCTTGGTCTTGAGGTTGTCGGCGAGCGACTTCAGCGGGCGACGCTGGGCCTGATTGACCGCGCCGGAAGAGGCCGCGCCATGACGGATGGAATTATCTATAAGAGAGTCTACTGCTTCCTGGAGGATGCGCTTCTCGTTGCGGAGGATGACGTCCGGCGCATTGATGTCCTTCAGCTTGCGAAGACGATTGTTGCGGTTGATCACACGACGATAGAGGTCGTTGAGGTCGGAAGTAGCGTGACGGCCACCGTCGAGCGCCACCATCGGACGAAGTGCCGGCGGGATGACCGGGATACGCGAGAGGAACATCCACTCAGGGCGGATGTTAGCCGCGATCATGCCGGTGATGAGGCCGAGACGCTTGTGCGTCTTCTCACGCTCGGCTGCCGGAGCCTTCTCAAGGGAAACCTCGAGTTCGGCCTTCAATTTCGGAAGGTCGAGCTTCTTGCAGAGCTCGTGGATGGTCTCTGCGCCGATGCCAGCTTCGAACATGGTGCCGTAGCGCACGCTGAAGCGGTGATAGGTCATCTCGTCGAACACGCGTCCAGGGACGATGCTCTCGATGTCGTTCTTGGCGTTAAGAAGGAGTTCCTTGACCTTCTCGCGGCTCTTCTCATCCGAGAGAGACTTCACTTTCGACTTGTACTCCAGATCGAGGTCGCGAAGGATGCGATCGCGCTCATCCGGCAGGATCTTGGTGACGATGTAGCCCGCGAAGTAGATGACACGCTCGAGCTCGGCTGCAGGGATACCCATGACGAGAGCGATACGAGAAGGCACGCCGCGGAGGAACCAGACGTGAGAGACAGGGGTAGCAAGCTCGATGTGACCCATGCGGTCACGACGGACGATGGAGCGAGTCAGCTCGACTCCACACTTCTCACAGACGATGCCCTTGTAGCGAATGCCGCGGTACTTTCCACAGTAACACTCGTAGTCCTTCTCCGGTCCGAATATCTTCTCGTC from Candidatus Parcubacteria bacterium includes:
- a CDS encoding GNAT family N-acetyltransferase; translation: MTMDRIVFRTGKKTLLVLPEEKDERQFACWINDYDTAQFLGVPRSMSLVQEHEFLTRILKNRDKEEVFCLALHSGEIIGMMGLHNINLINRTAVTGAYIGNPKYRSGGYGSDAKMQLLYYAFVELGLRKVNSSALGTNKRSIAYLEKTGYKVWGVNKKECFRGGKIVDQVHLAVTKEDFMPLWRGYSRS
- a CDS encoding sigma-70 family RNA polymerase sigma factor → MKKTKKTSAKKVTRAKPDKKAQARAAFAKLKAKNLKKLAKPKASKKSAAPKSAKASRKERESSLRADRLIAKGRARGFVTYDEILREFPNVEEDLMFLDELYEKFSAASIDVLEGGGMLNIEVEPENKKYSYGEGRVGGAYDSIQMYLKEIGQYPLLSAAEERALAKRIVEGDIEAKNLLARANLRLVVSIAKKYVGRSPDLTLLDLIQEGNLGLFKAVDKFDYSKGFKFSTYATWWIRQAITRALADQSRTIRIPVHMVETIAKYKQVVRRLSQDLGRDPLPDEIATEMGVEVEKIYNIEQINQETVSLETPVGEESGDAGQSVLGDFIADDKILSPDQETSQRILADQVKEILDDLSPKERKILEMRNGLLDGITHTLEEVGKEFGVTRERIRQIEAKAHSKIREHQKSNRLRNY
- the dnaG gene encoding DNA primase: MRSNAELIKERLSIAEVVSSYIKLEKAGGSFRARCPFHNEKTPSFYVSPTRNSFYCFGCEAKGDIFTFVERYEGVDFRGALKMLAEKAGIELVREDPKERDEREELFRVMEEAASYFKANLAAHPAPREYIMKRGLTEATLDSFRIGYALPEWRSLTEHLVRKGFPEALIEKAGLAKRATEGGDRVYDRFRGRIMFPLMDTSGRVIAFSGRVFDIPQGKEEPAKYINSPETPLFSKSKVLYGFDKAKEAIRKWSFAILVEGQMDLVMSHQAGYRNAVALSGTALTDEHVDQLLRLTDRLVLALDTDKAGIAAAGRSATLALRRGLDVKVALLSQGKDPADLIQADPELWKEAVKSAVHIVDYYLKIVLDKEKDERKRRLAVSATVLPYVALIAKPMDRAHFTARVAQAVHLPEDAVRQEVESFRAQPSALAPAVARAEEALRPHKEVLLHTLCSILWWLEGSQGRVEEAMDLKRRLLALAPEAASLGEDENLRNKLVFQAELLYAQVADLPQVINDLLLRLERESLRQAIDILRFNLTESERAGSTERTATLLEESRNAARRLSEIDARMQS
- the rpoC gene encoding DNA-directed RNA polymerase subunit beta', which translates into the protein MNTPTRKVFDQNEFDLVSIKLASPERILEWSFGEVTKPETINYRTQRPERAGLFDEKIFGPEKDYECYCGKYRGIRYKGIVCEKCGVELTRSIVRRDRMGHIELATPVSHVWFLRGVPSRIALVMGIPAAELERVIYFAGYIVTKILPDERDRILRDLDLEYKSKVKSLSDEKSREKVKELLLNAKNDIESIVPGRVFDEMTYHRFSVRYGTMFEAGIGAETIHELCKKLDLPKLKAELEVSLEKAPAAEREKTHKRLGLITGMIAANIRPEWMFLSRIPVIPPALRPMVALDGGRHATSDLNDLYRRVINRNNRLRKLKDINAPDVILRNEKRILQEAVDSLIDNSIRHGAASSGAVNQAQRRPLKSLADNLKTKQGLFRQNLLGKRVDYSGRSVIVVGPDLRLDQCGLPKHMALELFRPFVIQQLLRKELAFNIRGANRLIDEGIPEVWAILEDVIRDKRVLLNRAPTLHRLGIQAFRPVLIEGNAIQVHPLVCTAFNADFDGDQMAVHVPLGEEAQAEAREIMAADKNILKPGSGEPTVTNKLLDIVLGAYWMTKVIEGEKGQDKVFASPNHAITAADFGVVSYRARIKVMPTESIKYQAFGGVPFETTVGRLLFNSVFPSDYPYLNKEVDRKIMSSTVDDLIDRYGIERVPAILDKMKAFGFRFVTQSGITWGIDDIKVPQGKYEVIRKAKEKSEKVLGEYNEGLLSEEEKYRSNIEIWHAAKNDIEKLIPATLEEHGSVYDMLRSGARGSMGNITQMVGMKGLIQNTAGETMEFPILSSAKEGLTPIEYFISTHGARKGLSDTALNTSRAGYLTRRLFDVAQDVVVSEEDCGTKLGTLITKKSASGIEISLAKGIRGRYLASDIVNASGETLFKRGHFLTHKDAESVEAAGVAEVMVRSPLTCATPTGICQKCYGADLGNNQPIAIGEAVGTVAAQAIGEPGTQLTMRTFHAGGTASVGGDITQGLPRVEEVFERRLPKNPAVISRVNGEIMEIKNDGKEKILVVMPDLEDRKGKKAKEAIEYTVHFRRTPLVSVGEKIVKGQLLTDGSADIEELFQYAGKEKTENYIIHEISKIYELQGASISRKHIEVIIRQMFSRRRVVKKGDTSFSVNEITDTYHFDRENARAEAAGGEKAEANTLAMGIQEVSLSRKSFLSAASFQHTTKILISAAVRGAQDDLIGLKENVIIGRLIPAGTGFRGSPKQKMIEKVADEASR